TGTTTGTGGCTGCGGGCCAGTTCCAGTTCGGCTTGTTTGCGCTGCGTTATGTCGATAATTGTTCCGATATAACCCACCAGTTTCTGGTGCATGTTGTATTCCGGGATGGTCATTCCCATTACCCAGACAACTTTCCCATTAGGCCTGACGAAGCGGTATTCTGCCTGTGAGGGTTGTTGGTTTTCGACACTGATATTCCAGTTGTATTTTACCGTTTGAATATCCTCAGGCATAACCGCCTTCAACCAGCCGTATCCTAAAGCTGATTGCTTGTCGATACCGGAGAGCTTGCACCACTGTGGATTGACATAGATGGTTTTTCCCTCTGCATCGGTGCGAAAAATACCTACCGGCGAATGATTGACCAGTGTATGGAATAGTCGTTCGCTTTCCAGTAGTTTCACCTCCATTTCCAGATGTTCGGTAATATCGTTAGCGAGAATCAGTTCTGACGGACGATGCGAAAACTCGATTCTTCGTGTGAAGGTTTCCATAAAAGCCACTTGGCCGCTTTTCAGCAAGAAAGGACGGATGTGCACATGGTGAAATTTCGAATACTTTTTCGAGGTTTCTTCCATAATGCCTGCCGAATTGTCTTTCGGTTCCAGGTCCGCTATCGTAAGTTGAGAAAATTCCTTTTTGGAATAGCCGAATGTTTTGATGGCAGCATCGTTGGCGGCTGTAATTTTTTGGGTTTCGAGGTCGTACAGAAATACCGGTTGCGGGTTTTCTTCAAACAGTAGCTGGTAATTATTTCCGATTTCTACGATTTGTTCCTCGGTTTCTTTAAGCTGGGTGACATTCGTGGCGGTTACTAAAATAGCTGATTTTTCCTGCCAGGTAAAATCACTTAGCGACAATTCCAGCCAGACTTGCTTTCCTGATTTGCTGATGCTCTTGACAATCGTCCGCGTTTCGATATCATTTTTGTCGAAGTTTTCTACAATATCCGACAAACACCGGTATTCAGTTTGCTTCTTTCGGGCTACTTTAATGCACTCGGTTTTCGACATCAGTTGTTTCCGGGAGAACCCCAGGACTTCTTCCAGGGCATGGTTGGCATAAACCACTCGTTCACCGGCGATGATGATAATTCCGGACGTCGTGGTTTCCAATAAGGCAACGAAACGTTTTTCCGATTCCTGCAGTTTCCGGGTACGCTGGTTGACCCTTATTTTCAGGAATATGGAAATGAGCAGAACAATGACGCCCAGGCCTGAAACCAATAACAGAATATTGAGATAGAAGTCGGCATTGTGTTGAACGATTTGGATATCGCTGTTACTTCGCACCCATATTTCATAGTTTTGGTCTTGAAGAGGGCTGTCGTCCCGCTGCGCCACAATACCGGTAATCTCGATAACGTCGCCTTTTCTGAAGTGTTCGACCAGCGATTTGTTGAAGTCGC
This Prolixibacter sp. NT017 DNA region includes the following protein-coding sequences:
- a CDS encoding PAS domain S-box protein gives rise to the protein MSIGEARADRDSNFIPDRLGQWVEVRGRVTIPSGLLMKSQMIIALQDSTGGIVVYNRNFPDFPVKEGDSIAVYGKIGHYWGLTEIDSSKVTMLDSLHRRILQPMKLVTQSLEQMEGRLVNLKARIVNEGRGNRGDFLILEYDNGKQQIKVFSSDFNKSLVEHFRKGDVIEITGIVAQRDDSPLQDQNYEIWVRSNSDIQIVQHNADFYLNILLLVSGLGVIVLLISIFLKIRVNQRTRKLQESEKRFVALLETTTSGIIIIAGERVVYANHALEEVLGFSRKQLMSKTECIKVARKKQTEYRCLSDIVENFDKNDIETRTIVKSISKSGKQVWLELSLSDFTWQEKSAILVTATNVTQLKETEEQIVEIGNNYQLLFEENPQPVFLYDLETQKITAANDAAIKTFGYSKKEFSQLTIADLEPKDNSAGIMEETSKKYSKFHHVHIRPFLLKSGQVAFMETFTRRIEFSHRPSELILANDITEHLEMEVKLLESERLFHTLVNHSPVGIFRTDAEGKTIYVNPQWCKLSGIDKQSALGYGWLKAVMPEDIQTVKYNWNISVENQQPSQAEYRFVRPNGKVVWVMGMTIPEYNMHQKLVGYIGTIIDITQRKQAELELARSHKQIEQYNRDLKLAKDKAEESDRLKSAFLANMSHEIRTPMNGILGFSELLQESETNSERLEYIRIIHESGTRLMTIISDLIDISKIEAGEVTIYKQQVDVEEVMKELLDFFVPEAEKKGLKINYTSDRKNDSSIQINTDKLKLYQILTNLIKNALKFTHEGEINFGYTIKDNRIIFYVKDTGIGIPKEMQDEIFERFIQAEQTRTKNHEGAGLGLAISKAYVEMLGGEIWLERNNEDGALFFFNLPYESGDLI